The proteins below come from a single Bartonella schoenbuchensis R1 genomic window:
- a CDS encoding portal protein: protein MGDFLMDQQTSFIDPIETLQHQALFKKLVAWYQEDIAHVEQWRKNAQEDYDFYNGRQWNEQDLAILREHNRPVMTFNRIAPLVNAVIGAERNNKRQVQFIPRQPGAALANQILTGAAEWFRDEADGEYEDSDAFQDAIICGMGWTDTRLDYEDDPNGKPVIARLDPMKMVWDASAVKPNLIDAQRLWYIDEKPLEIAQEMFPDVHWSDLHADWAHHLVSTRSGRSGAQSYGDTIDDEFSYHERTMVTLAECRWFEREVYYKVLNLETGQYIDYSEEDFQFLRKNNPHIQATRLTRKVVKRAFLGKRLLEAPDKPLVPSNQLGWECITGYFDKFSRHFYGVVKPAKDPQRWANKYFSQVMHLLNSQSKGGVMAERDAFDDDRQAMESWARADSITWLKSGALAGGRIQPKPAGQFPNGFFQLFNEAKGAISQVTGLSAEFVGTRAVNQPGVLEEQRRQSSLNLLASFFDGLRRYRQRQGKIILYLIQNYLSDGRLVRIAGEENAQYVPLTREDITSLEYDIVVDDAPTSPNEKERTFAVITQLLPLMQNFATPDIMLDLLRYSPLPASLIHKIATKAGQQQGQLQSDQQVGTQDGSAQETKQAIQALLRMAQNAQQTS, encoded by the coding sequence ATGGGTGATTTTTTAATGGACCAACAGACATCTTTCATCGATCCGATCGAGACGCTTCAACATCAGGCACTGTTTAAAAAGCTTGTTGCCTGGTATCAGGAAGATATTGCCCATGTCGAACAGTGGCGAAAAAACGCTCAGGAAGATTATGACTTTTATAATGGGCGCCAATGGAATGAGCAAGATCTTGCTATATTGCGAGAACACAATAGACCTGTGATGACTTTTAACCGCATTGCTCCTTTGGTGAATGCTGTAATTGGGGCTGAGCGCAACAATAAACGGCAAGTTCAATTCATTCCTCGGCAACCAGGAGCAGCTCTGGCCAATCAGATCTTAACGGGAGCGGCTGAATGGTTTCGTGATGAGGCTGATGGGGAATATGAAGATTCTGACGCTTTTCAAGATGCCATTATTTGTGGAATGGGTTGGACTGATACGCGGCTTGATTATGAAGATGACCCTAATGGAAAGCCTGTAATTGCGCGCTTGGATCCTATGAAAATGGTATGGGATGCAAGTGCTGTTAAGCCTAATCTTATTGATGCGCAGCGTTTATGGTATATTGATGAGAAGCCTTTAGAGATTGCGCAAGAAATGTTTCCCGATGTTCATTGGAGTGATCTGCATGCCGATTGGGCACACCACCTTGTTTCAACACGCTCAGGTAGAAGTGGTGCACAAAGTTATGGAGATACAATCGACGATGAATTTAGCTATCATGAGCGCACAATGGTGACACTGGCTGAATGCCGGTGGTTTGAACGTGAGGTTTATTATAAAGTTCTCAACTTAGAAACTGGGCAATATATTGATTATTCTGAGGAAGATTTTCAATTTTTGCGTAAAAATAATCCGCATATTCAAGCAACAAGATTGACAAGAAAAGTTGTTAAACGTGCTTTTTTGGGCAAAAGATTACTTGAAGCACCTGATAAGCCATTGGTGCCATCTAATCAATTGGGGTGGGAGTGCATTACGGGCTATTTTGATAAATTCAGTCGACATTTTTACGGGGTTGTGAAACCTGCAAAAGATCCACAACGGTGGGCTAATAAGTATTTTAGTCAAGTGATGCATTTGCTCAATAGCCAATCCAAAGGTGGGGTGATGGCTGAACGAGATGCTTTTGATGATGATCGCCAGGCTATGGAAAGCTGGGCAAGGGCTGATAGTATTACATGGCTTAAGAGTGGTGCTTTGGCTGGTGGAAGAATACAGCCAAAACCTGCTGGGCAATTCCCCAACGGCTTTTTCCAGCTTTTTAATGAAGCAAAGGGGGCTATTTCTCAAGTTACAGGATTGTCTGCTGAATTTGTTGGAACACGTGCGGTAAACCAACCGGGCGTTCTTGAAGAACAACGCCGCCAATCATCGCTTAATTTGTTGGCATCCTTCTTTGATGGTTTGCGACGCTATCGACAGCGACAGGGAAAAATTATTCTTTATCTTATTCAAAATTATCTCTCTGATGGGCGATTGGTGCGCATTGCTGGGGAAGAAAATGCTCAGTATGTTCCGCTGACACGCGAAGATATTACAAGTTTGGAATATGATATTGTGGTGGATGATGCTCCAACAAGCCCTAATGAAAAAGAGCGTACCTTTGCTGTGATTACGCAGTTGCTTCCTTTGATGCAAAATTTTGCAACACCAGATATTATGCTCGATTTGTTACGCTATTCACCTTTGCCGGCATCGCTCATTCACAAAATTGCTACAAAAGCTGGGCAGCAGCAGGGGCAATTGCAAAGTGACCAACAAGTTGGGACACAAGATGGGAGTGCACAAGAGACAAAGCAAGCGATCCAAGCTCTTTTGCGTATGGCGCAAAATGCCCAACAAACTTCCTAA
- a CDS encoding PBSX family phage terminase large subunit, whose translation MTTVQIALIPKLIPVFSGQADVRAAWGGRGSGKTRSFALMSAVVGYRHGKAGERGIILCARQFQNSLNESSLEEIKRAIESYSFLRDYYEIGDKYVRSKDGRIIYAFAGLDRNIASIKSMGRILLCWVDEAEPVTETAWQTLIPTLREEGENWHCELWVTWNPLRENAPVEKRFRAVKDPHIKGVEINWRDNPQFPDRLNRAREADFTQRPEQYNHIWEGEYLQAVQGAYYQKLLLEAEQEGRITHVPRDPLIQIKIFWDIGGTGAKADATALWVAQFIGREIRVLDYYEAQGQPLSEHIGWMCQRGYDKALMVLPHDGATKDRVCNVSFESALQHAGFQTKIIPNQGVGAVKMRIEAVRRLFPAIWFNRDTTTAGRKALAWYHEKRDEQRNIGLGAEHDWASHGADSFGLMCVAYEQPNIQPRKNVYRSSQSSSTSWMAF comes from the coding sequence ATGACGACTGTTCAAATTGCTCTTATTCCGAAATTGATTCCTGTTTTTTCTGGTCAGGCTGATGTGCGTGCTGCTTGGGGAGGACGTGGATCTGGTAAAACACGCTCTTTTGCCCTGATGTCGGCTGTGGTTGGGTATCGGCATGGAAAGGCAGGGGAGAGAGGTATTATTTTATGTGCAAGACAGTTCCAAAATTCGCTGAATGAAAGTTCGCTAGAGGAAATTAAACGCGCTATTGAATCTTACAGTTTCTTGAGAGACTATTATGAGATTGGTGATAAATACGTTAGATCAAAAGATGGACGTATTATTTATGCATTTGCTGGTTTGGATCGCAATATTGCAAGCATTAAATCAATGGGGCGCATTCTGCTTTGTTGGGTTGATGAGGCTGAGCCTGTTACTGAGACTGCTTGGCAAACATTGATTCCAACTTTGCGGGAAGAAGGGGAAAATTGGCATTGTGAATTATGGGTTACGTGGAACCCTTTACGCGAGAATGCCCCTGTTGAAAAGCGATTTCGTGCTGTGAAGGACCCCCATATCAAGGGAGTTGAAATCAATTGGAGGGATAATCCTCAATTTCCTGATAGGCTCAATCGTGCTAGGGAAGCTGATTTTACACAAAGGCCTGAGCAGTACAATCATATTTGGGAAGGAGAATATTTACAGGCTGTGCAAGGGGCATATTATCAAAAATTATTGCTTGAGGCTGAGCAGGAAGGACGCATTACTCATGTGCCGCGTGACCCGCTCATTCAGATTAAGATCTTTTGGGATATTGGTGGAACGGGAGCAAAGGCTGATGCGACGGCTTTGTGGGTTGCGCAATTTATTGGGCGCGAGATCCGTGTTCTCGATTATTATGAAGCACAAGGGCAACCTTTATCTGAACATATTGGATGGATGTGCCAAAGGGGATATGACAAGGCTTTAATGGTTTTGCCCCATGATGGGGCGACAAAAGATCGTGTTTGTAATGTTAGTTTTGAAAGTGCTCTCCAACACGCTGGTTTTCAGACCAAAATTATTCCAAACCAAGGAGTGGGTGCTGTCAAAATGCGTATTGAAGCTGTGAGGCGTTTATTTCCAGCTATATGGTTTAATCGTGATACGACAACAGCAGGACGAAAAGCACTTGCGTGGTACCATGAAAAGCGCGACGAACAGCGTAATATTGGTTTGGGAGCTGAACATGATTGGGCAAGCCATGGGGCTGATAGTTTTGGGTTGATGTGTGTTGCTTATGAACAGCCCAATATCCAGCCGCGAAAAAATGTTTATCGTTCTTCTCAGAGTTCTTCAACTTCGTGGATGGCTTTTTGA
- a CDS encoding N4-gp56 family major capsid protein, which yields MAVTSIDVNNALTVKAWSKLLNGEISKATSIAPLIGRDSNSIIQLKDETTKASGDSITFGLRMHLCGEGVSEGEELEGKEEALKFTNDRLVINELSHAVRVRNEGTIDQQRILYNLRAEAKNALVDWYADRLSMMFFIQVCGYSAEKIDFEGQEFELKPVHYGFNKPTAPTNKRIIRPNGKEKDEDLKKEDVFTLQLIDQAVERAKLAMPKIRPVRVDGESVYVMYLHPTQVTQLRTNTEPGQWLDITKAIYSGSRMKNPIYNGSLGMYNGVILREAAHVTAGVETVLNNNYVKNTRRAVLLGAQSAVIAFGKDRGATRYKLVEELFDYEREFGVAAKTIIGMKKPVFQLPGSSQGKQDFGTIVISTYSEPV from the coding sequence ATGGCTGTAACTAGTATCGACGTCAATAATGCATTGACTGTAAAAGCATGGTCCAAATTACTTAATGGGGAAATTTCAAAGGCGACTTCTATCGCTCCATTAATTGGGAGAGATTCCAATAGCATCATACAGTTGAAAGATGAGACCACTAAAGCAAGTGGTGATTCCATTACCTTTGGTTTACGTATGCATTTGTGTGGTGAAGGTGTGAGTGAAGGGGAGGAACTTGAAGGTAAAGAAGAGGCCTTGAAATTTACAAACGATCGCTTGGTTATTAATGAACTTTCTCATGCTGTGCGTGTTAGAAATGAAGGAACAATCGATCAGCAACGTATTTTATATAATTTACGTGCAGAAGCTAAAAATGCTTTGGTTGATTGGTATGCTGACCGTTTAAGCATGATGTTCTTCATTCAGGTGTGTGGATATTCGGCAGAAAAGATAGACTTTGAAGGACAAGAGTTTGAGCTAAAACCTGTCCATTATGGGTTTAACAAGCCAACTGCTCCAACCAATAAACGCATCATCCGCCCTAATGGGAAAGAGAAAGATGAGGATCTGAAAAAAGAGGATGTGTTTACTCTACAGTTAATTGATCAAGCGGTGGAACGTGCTAAGCTTGCAATGCCAAAAATTAGACCAGTGCGTGTTGATGGGGAAAGTGTTTATGTGATGTATCTTCACCCAACACAAGTGACACAATTGCGTACCAATACAGAGCCTGGTCAGTGGCTTGATATTACCAAAGCGATTTATAGTGGAAGCCGCATGAAGAACCCTATCTATAATGGGTCTCTTGGTATGTATAATGGCGTTATTTTGCGTGAAGCTGCACATGTGACAGCAGGTGTGGAGACAGTTTTAAATAATAATTATGTTAAGAATACACGCCGTGCTGTTTTACTTGGGGCGCAAAGTGCTGTTATTGCCTTTGGTAAAGACCGTGGGGCGACACGCTATAAATTGGTGGAAGAGCTCTTTGACTATGAACGTGAGTTTGGTGTGGCTGCCAAAACGATTATTGGGATGAAAAAACCTGTCTTTCAGTTGCCAGGAAGCTCCCAAGGAAAGCAAGATTTTGGAACGATCGTTATTTCAACTTATTCAGAACCTGTTTGA